In the genome of Metabacillus litoralis, the window TCACCGGTATGTACGATGTTTCCTGGTGGTGTTTTAACAACAATACCATATGAATCAGGAATACTATGAGTTGTTCTAAAAAATGTCACAGACGTTTTTCTAAACTTAATAATATCATCTTCCTGAATTTCAATTAATTTAGATTGTCGAAGAAGTCCGTGCTCTTCAAGTTTGTTTCTAAGTAAACCTAAAGCAAGCTTACCACCATAAATAGGAATGTTTACTTGACGAAGTAAATATGGAATTCCACCAATGTGGTCTTCATGTCCGTGCGTAATAAATAATCCCTTTATTTTATCTTCGTTCTTAGATAAATAAGTGTAGTCAGGAATGACATAATCAATTCCTAGTAGCTCATCCTCCGGAAATTTTATTCCAGCATCAATAAGGATGATTTCATCTTGAAATTGTACTCCGTACGTGTTTTTTCCGATTTCACCAAGTCCGCCTAATGCAAAGACTGCAACTTGATCATTTTTTACAAATTTCATAACAATCAGATCTCCAATACTTTATAATTTTCGCTTTGCTTTTCATATTCTAAATAAGCCCCATCAACTGGAGTGACAAATTCAATATTATAGCCGCGTTCTTTAAGTTTAAATCTCACATTTGCTTCAGATGTTGCTTCAATATAAAGAGTGTTTGTTCGTTCGCGAACAGGAACCTCTGTAATTTTATCTTGATAATAAACTTTAAAAATCATTTACCAAATCTCTCCTTAACTTCCGAATGTTAGACTAACTTTTTCTATTATATGCGATATTTCTATTCAAGCCAAGCCTATAGGGCAAGAGCATGTCTTCTTTTGGTAAATAAGTCTATAACTCACAGTTAAAAATAAAATATAGCTACCAGTTGGAATAGGCTTTATTATGCGATTGTTTTTCTCTTTACTAAGTGCTTCCACTGTCTTCTAAGAGATTTCTTTAATTTTTTTAACATAGAAAATCCTCCTATCTAATTTTATTTACCGATCTCTTGTTATCGGTTTTAGTATATGTCATTTTTTGTGATATTTTCATGGGAATTAATGTGAAAGAAATTGACAATTTCTTCATTTTCACTTAGTTTGAAAACATGCTTTTTACACATCAGGAGGATAAACTGAAATGAAAAAACTATATAGTTCATTATTTATTTTAAGTATGATTTGGGGGATGTCTTTTTTATTTATAAAGCTCCTAGTAGAAGATCTAGGGCCATGGGGTGTTGTGTTTTGGCGGTGTTTATTTGGCACAATCACACTATTCATTATTCTTTTTGTGTTTAAAAAACAAGAGTTGAAAAGAGTAAGGTTCAAAAGTCTACCATGGCTGAAGCTTTTTCTTGTAGCACTTTTTAATAATGCACTCCCCTTTGCATTCATAGCTATGAGTGAAATGAGGATTTCAAGTAGTCTTGCCTCTGTTATAAATGCAACAACTCCAATATGGACGATTGTCATTGGGGCACTCTTTTTCTTTATTCCTGTTAAGGGGAGACAATGGATTGGAGTTTCAATAGGGTTTTTAGGTATTTTAATTTTGTTAAATCTTGATTTTAAAAGCTTAATAAATGAAAACTTTATTGGGGCAGGAACGATGCTTTTTGCTACATTTTGTTATGGGTTAGGCGCTCAAATGGCAAAAAGATATTTACAGGAATTATCTATTATAATTGTATCAATTATTACTTTGTTTTTTTCAACAATGATCAGCTTAATATTTATTTTAATTTTAAATGAATCTGTTCATCTTACATCAGTTTTTTCAACACATACATTCCTATCATTAATTGGATTAGGTGTGTTTGGCTCTGGATTTGCTTATCTTTTTTACTATTATATGGTTAAAGAAGGAAGTGCTGAATTTGCTTCATTGGTAACCTATATCGTTCCAATTACGGCAATGTTATGGGGATATTTATTACTTGGGGAAGGTATTTCTCCACATATGATCTTAGGTTTATTGTTTGTTTTTGCAGGAGTTTATTTAAGCTCAGCTAAAATGGCGAAAAAAAGAAGCAGTATTAATACTTCAATAGGGAGTAATCATTAAAGTGAAGAAAAACTCTCGTAGACAAAACTAAAGAAGGGAGTTATCCCTTCTTTAACGTTCAACTGGAACTGCATTTTCAGGCTCTTGAAACGGGTTATCCTCATTAATATGATCATAAAACATCACACCATTTAAATGATCAATCTCATGCTGAAAAACAATGGACAATAAACCCCTTAGTCTAACATCAATATTCTTTCCTTCAAGGCTTGTAGCTTTTACGCGAATTCGGGCATAACGAGGTACAAAGCCTGGAACTGCTCGATCGACCGAAAGGCACCCTTCGCCGCTAGTTAAATAGCTTTTCTCGATAGAGTGGCTAACAATCTTTGGATTAAATAGAGCATAACTGTGCTGGTTTCCTTTTTCATCAACAACATGGATCGCAATCATTCTTTTTGATACATTAATTTGCGGAGCTGCAAGTCCTATACCTGGGCGTAATCCGTACTTCTCAGCAATTTCCGGATCTTGACTATTTTTTACGTATTGGATCATTTGAGATAACGTTTCTTTATCCTCATCTGAAGGAGGTAATGTTACTTCCTTCGCCACTTCTCTCAAAGTCGGATGACCTTCTCTTATAATATCTTCCATTGTTATCATGGTGAACACTCCTTTAAACATAAAGCAAAAATATTTAATAGGTGAATGACTAAGGAAGTCAAACTAAGTTATTACAACCTTAAAATCATTATGTATAGATAGACTAGATATAATTTCATTGTATTATACTACAAGATTATAAAGGAAATAGCAGAAATCGAAAAGAATTTGGGATTACATAAATAATTGAAGGGCTAACAGTGGAAAAATGTTAGCCCTTTGACAAATATCTCTGCTTTTATTTTTAATAGCCGATGTAAGCTGCACCTACAATAATTAGTAAAATAAACAATACAACGATTAACGCAAAGCCGTTTCCGTATCCAGTTGTTGGTGCAACATATCCGTAACCATAATTTCCACACCCGTAATTGCAATCAAAATAATGCATTCTAACGACCTCCTCATGATGATTACGTCCTTTGTTTTGACGTATAGTACACTGTATGAAAGTAGTTCAAAAGTGTATAGACATTCGCCTAGATATATTAAATTGATTCTTACTTCGGGAAAGGAGTAGTTCATTACTGAATTGTATCGGATACTTTACCCGCGTTGTATATATACCCCCTATGATTGGTTTTGAGAAATGCTTTAAGTAACTGAAAAACAACTAGAATGGTCTAAGATGAAGACAGGCTTCATATAAATGTATATAACAAAGAATCAATCTAATTGATCAAAAGATTTTATCCAAATAATTCCAAATATATAATGAAAACCATTGAGAAAATATGTTAGACCAATTATAGTAGAAATGTCTGTAAGTTAGGGGGATATACATTCTGATGCTGAAAAAAAAGAATTACGCTTTGTTTATTGTATTATTATTTTTACTTTCTGGCTGCTTCGGTCCTGCACCAGAAGAAAGGATTTATACAATATTGGAGGAAGCTGTTACATTAGAGAATTCATTTAAAGAGCAACAACAGCCATTACTTGAACTCGAAAAGAAGGAAGCGGATCTCTATAATAGGATTATGGATTTAGGAATGAAAGAATTTGAACAAGTTGTTTCCTTATCTAAAGAAGCTTTAACTTCAGTAGAGGAACGAGAATCTAAACTACAAATGGAATATGACAGTATTATGTCTTCGAAAGATAAATTCAATGAAATTAATGAAGAAATCGAGAAAATTAAGGATGAAACACTGTTGCAATCTGCACAAGAGCTTAAGTCTACTATGGAAGATCGATATAAATCATACGAAAATCTTTATGAAAACTACAAAAAATCAATTTCTTTAGACAAAGAACTGTATTCAATGCTTCAAAATAAAGATTTGGAGATGAAACAGTTGGAAACACAAATAGCTAAAATTAATAAGTCATATCAATCAGTTATGGAACAAAATAATGAATTTAACAAACTAACTGAACAATATAATGATTTAAAAATAAAGTTTTATGAAGAAGCTGAGTTAAACGTTGAAAAAAGTGAATAATGCACATGTATATGAGAACCTTCCACCTAGAAGGTTCTTTTTTGATTCTCTTTTCCAAGATGGTATTCATTTAAGGTTAAATAAATTAATAGCTAAGTCACTGTGTTTGAGAAGGTGAAAAGTGTCGAATACATATTATAAAATCAAGTTGTTATATAAAACTGTATTATAAACAATGTTACAGAGTTTATATTTGTGATAATACAGTTTAAGGGAACAAGAAAAATGACTAAATATATAATTTATTTTTCTTTAAGAAATATAGATATAAACTGATTGACGGACGTGAAAACATTGGTGTAAACTTGTAAATGAATTGTTAAGGTGTATCAGTTTATTTTAAATTTAAACTAATACAGTGTGGGTTAAATAGACCACCAAACCATACATAGAGAACGTTTTTATACATCTCGTGAGTGGTATAAAAGGTAAGAAGAGTCGAATTCAAAAAAATTGTGTCATCCATAAGATTTTAGGGTAACCTATTGCTGTGAATATTGGAATTCTCTTACTAATACTTTTGAAGTTCAATTCTTAATATGGATTGAACAACACTCTTAAAATGGAAAGGAAGAGGTTGTAAAATGGCTGCAAAAACAAAAGGCGCTGTTGTAGACAGTAAAAAACAGTTTGAAGCTATTTCTAAGGTTTTTGAAACATTCCAGATTTTAAATGAAGAAGGTAAAGTCGTAAATGAAGCGGCAATGCCAGAATTAAGTGACGATCAATTAAAAGAATTAATGCGTCGTATGGTTTATACACGTATTTTAGATCAACGTTCTATTTCTTTAAACCGTCAAGGTCGTTTAGGTTTCTATGCTCCAACAGCAGGACAAGAAGCTTCTCAGATTGCATCTCAATATGCTTTAGAAAAAGAAGATTGGATTTTACCTGGATACCGTGATGTTCCACAAATCATTTGGCACGGCCTTCCGTTATATCAAGCATTCTTATTTTCACGTGGACATTTCCATGGTAACCAAATGCCTGAAGGAGTAAATTGTCTTTCGCCACAAATTATAATTGGTGCACAATACATCCAAACTGCTGGTGTTGCATTAGGTCTTAAGAAGAAAGGCAAACAAGCGGTTGCGATCACTTATACAGGTGATGGCGGTGCATCACAAGGTGATTTCTATGAGGGTATTAACTTTGCTGGTGCATATAAAGCTCCTGCAATTTTCGTTGTTCAAAATAACCGTTATGCGATCTCAACTCCAGTTGAAAAACAATCTGCTGCACAAACAATTGCGCAAAAAGCAGTCGCAGCAGGTATCGTAGGTGTTCAGGTTGATGGTATGGATCCATTAGCAGTTTATGCTGCAGTTCGTGACGCTCGTGAGCGTGCAGTTAACGGAGAAGGTCCAACATTAATTGAAACATTAACATTCCGTTATGGACCACACACTATGGCTGGAGATGATCCTACACGTTACCGTACAAAAGAAACAGAAAATGAGTGGGAAGCAAAAGATCCATTAGTTCGTTTCCGTAAGTTCTTAGAGAACAAAGGAATCTGGAACGAAGATGAGGAAAACAAAGTAATTGAACAAGCAAAAGAAGATATTAAAGATGCTATTCAAAAAGCTGATAAATATCCAAAACAAAAGGTAACGGACTTGATGGAAATCATGTACGAAGAAATGCCTTATAACTTAAAAGAGCAATATGAAATTTACAAAGCAAAGGAGTCGAAATAATCCATGGCACAAATGACAATGATTCAAGCCATCACTGATGCATTACGCACCGAATTAAAAAATGATGAAAACGTCCTTGTATATGGTGAAGACGTTGGTGTGAACGGTGGGGTATTCCGTGCGACGGAAGGACTTCAAAAAGAGTTTGGAGAAGACCGAGTATTTGATACGCCACTTGCTGAGTCTGGTATTGGTGGATTAACAGTTGGTTTCGGTTTAACTGGATTCCGTCCAGTTATGGAAATTCAATTCTTTGGTTTCGTTTATGAAGTAATGGATTCATTAAATGGTCAATTAGCTCGTATGCGCTATCGTTCTGGTGGACATTGGACTGCTCCAGTAACAATTCGTTCGCCATTTGGTGGATTCGTACATACACCAGAGCTTCACGCTGATAGCTTAGAAGGCCTTGTTGCACAACAACCTGGATTGAAAGTTGTTATTCCTTCAACTCCTTATGATGCAAAAGGACTTTTAATCTCTGCTATTCGTGATAATGACCCAGTTGTATTCTTAGAGCACATGAAATTATACCGCTCATTCCGTCAGGAAGTTCCTGAAGAAGAGTACACAATTGAAATTGGTAAAGCTGATGTAAAACGTGAAGGTACAGATCTTTCAATTATTACTTACGGAGCAATGGTTCATGAATCATTAAAGGCTGCGGAAGAATTAGAAAAAGAAGGTATTTCTGTTGAGGTTGTTGACTTACGTACAATCAGCCCATTAGATATTGAAACAATTATTGCATCTGTTGAAAAAACAGGTCGTGTAATTGTTGTTCAAGAAGCACAAAAACAAGCAGGTATTGCGGCTAATGTAGTGGCTGAAATTACTGAAAGAGCAATTTTAAGCTTAGAAGCACCAGTATTGCGTGTGACTGCTCCTGATACTGTATATGCATTTACTGAAGCGGAAAACATTTGGTTACCAATTTATAAAGATATTTTAGAAACAGCTAGAAAAGTTCTTGAATTTTAATTAATACTTCAAAACGAATTTTTAACATAATTATAGGAGGTTGAATGATTTGGCATTTGAATTTAAACTGCCTGATATTGGTGAAGGTATCCACGAAGGTGAAATTGTAAAGTGGTTCGTTAAACCAGGCGACAAGGTTGAAGAAGATGATGTCCTTGCTGAAGTTCAAAATGATAAAGCAGTTGTTGAGATCCCATCACCAGTTAAAGGTACAGTTACAGAAGTAAATGTAGAAGAGGGAACAGTTGCAACTGTTGGTCAAACGATTATTACTTTTGATGCACCTGGTTACGAAAACCTTAAATTCAAAGGTGATCATGGTGATGATGAGCCTAAGAAGGAAGAAAAAGCTGAAGCTGCACCTGCTGCAGAAGAGAAAGCAGAAGCTCCAGCTGCTGCACCTGCAGAAGTAGAGGTAGATCCTTCTAAGCGTGTTATTGCTATGCCATCTGTACGTAAATATGCTCGTGAAAAAGATGTGGATATTCGTCAAGTTTCAGGCAGCGGTAAAAATGGTCGTGTATTAAAAGAAGATGTTGATTCATTCTTACAAGGTGGAGGAGTTTCTGCACAACCTGAAACTACAGAAGAAGCACCAGCTGCAAAAGAAGAAAAACAAGCTCAACCAGCAGCAGCTCAAGCAATTCCAGAGGGTGAATTCCCAGAGACTCGTGAAAAAATGAGCCCAATCCGTAAAGCAATTGCTAAAGCGATGGTTAACTCAAAACATACTGCTCCACACGTTACTTTAATGGATGAAGTGGATGTAACAAATTTAGTTTCTCATAGAAAACAATTCAAAAATGTTGCAGCAGAGCAAGGTATTAAGTTAACATATTTACCGTACGTAGTGAAAGCTCTTACTTCAGCACTTAAAAAGTATCCTGTACTTAATACTTCACTTGATGACAAAACAGAAGAAGTTGTTCAAAAGCATTATTACAACATTGGTATTGCTGCTGACACTGAAAAAGGTCTTCTAGTACCAGTTGTGAAAAATGCAGAACGCAAATCTGTATTTGAAATTTCTGATGAAATTAACGGACTTGCTACAAAAGCGCGTGAAGGTAAGCTTGCACCAAATGAAATGAAAGGTGCTTCTTGCACAATCACTAACATTGGTTCTGCAGGTGGTCAATGGTTCACTCCAGTAATTAACCACCCAGAGGTTGCTATTCTAGGTATTGGACGAATTGCAGAAAAACCTGTTGTTCGTGATGGAGAGATTGTTGTAGCTCCGGTTCTTGCTTTATCATTAAGCTTTGATCACAGAATGATTGATGGTGCTACAGCTCAAAATGCTCTTAACCACATCAAGCGTTTACTTAACGATCCACAATTAATTTTAATGGAGGCGTAATCGATGGTAGTAGGAGATTTCCCAATTGAAACAGATACTCTTGTCATAGGAGCAGGCCCAGGCGGATACGTTGCAGCGATCCGCGCTGCACAACTAGGACAAAAAGTAACAGTAGTTGAAAAAGCAACACTTGGAGGGGTTTGTTTAAACGTTGGTTGTATTCCTTCAAAAGCGCTAATCTCTGCTGGTCACCGTTATGAAGAAGCTAGACACTCTGAAGATATGGGTATTAAAGCTGAAAACGTAACTGTTGACTTTTCAAAAGTTCAAGAATTTAAACAAGGTGTTGTGAAAAAATTAACTGGCGGTGTAGCTGGATTACTTAAAGGTAATAAAGTTGACGTAGTTAGTGGTGAAGCTTACTTCGTAGATAATGAAACAGTAAAAGTTATGGACGAAACGTCTTCACAAACTTACAAATTTAAAAATGTTATTATCGCAACTGGTTCACGTCCGATTGAAATCCCAGCTTTCAAATACTCTAAGCGTGTATTAGATTCTACAGGTGCATTAAACCTTCAAGAAATCCCTAATAAGCTTGTTGTAATTGGTGGAGGATATATCGGAACTGAGCTTGGTACAGCTTACGCAAACTTTGGTACTGAAGTAACGTTTATCGAAGCTGCTGATGAAATTCTTGCTGGCTTTGAAAAACAAATGAGTGCTATTGTAAAACGTAACCTAAAGAAAAAAGGAAATGTTGAAATTCACACAAAAGCAATGGCAAAAGGTGTGGAAGAAACTGACAATGGTGTTAAAGTAACTTTCGAAGTAAACGGTGAAGAAAAAACAGTTGAAGCTGACTACCTATTAGTTACTGTAGGACGCCGTCCAAACACTGATGAACTTGGTTTAGAGCAAGTAGGTGTTGAAATGACGGACAGAGGAATTATCAAAATTGATAAACAATGCCGTACAAACGTTCCAAACATCTACGCAATCGGTGATATCGTTGAGGGACCTCCTTTAGCTCATAAAGCTTCTTATGAAGGTAAAATTGCTGCAGAAGCAATTGCTGGAGAAAAAGCAGAGATTGATTACTTAGCTATTCCTGCTGTTGTATTCTCTGAGCCAGAATTAGCTTCAGTAGGTTACACAGAAGCTCAAGCAAAAGAAGAAGGTATTGAAGTGAATGCTTCTAAATTCCCATTTGCTGCAAATGGTCGTGCGTTATCACTTAACAATACTGATGGTTTCTTAAAACTTGTAACTCGTAAGGAAGATGGATTAGTAATTGGTGCACAAATCGCTGGACCAAGTGCTTCAGACATGATTTCAGAGTTAGGATTAGCAATTGAAGCTGGTATGACAGCAGAAGATATTGCAATGACAATTCATGCTCACCCAACATTAGGTGAGATCACAATGGAAGCTGCTGAAGTTGCAATTGGTAGCCCAATTCATATTGTGAAATAATAAATAAAGAAAAGGCTGACTACTAGAGTCAGCCTTTTTGCATGTACTTTTGTCTATTTCGATAGAGCGCTTGACACAGGCTCTAATATATCTTCTTTTGATACAACGGTTCCTTCGATTTGTACTAAAACTTGTTTCTTATCAATAACAAGCAAGGAAGGAAAAGTTTCGATCTCGAATTGATTATGATCTGTTTTCTCTGAGATTATTTTCATATTCTCAAATTCCTCTGGGAAATTCTTTTTAATGTCTAATAAGGCATCATAATAGACTGCTTCACGTTGAATATTTTCATCATCGGAAAAAAACACTAGTTGTTTGTCTTGGGGTATATCTTCATTTAAGGGACCTTCTGAAAACAACAGATTTTCACATGAAGAAAGAACAATGACTGGTATGATGAAGGCAATAAGTATTGATCTTTTCATCCATGTCCACCTCTTTTTAATAGAATAAAATAGAACGAAATAATTATTTATGTCAGAATTTCACTTATAAAATCCAAAAATATGTATCTAAATTAAACACATTTTATCATAATAATTCAATTTTCTTCCTGTTGTCATCTATTTGTTACATAAATGAAAAATATAATGAAGTTTCTATACAAAAAATTAAGATTAAGCTTCAAAATCCCTGAAAGAATCTTATGTTGTTGCATAAGAATTGGTAAAGGGGGGAGGATGAAATGAAAAAAACATGGAGCTTGCTTTCTGTTACTCATCTCCTTTTGTGGAGTAGCTATAGTGTTATAGAATGGCTTTCAAAAAAAGATAGCTTTTTAGCAAAAATGATCTTATTGGTCATGTTTTTCTATCTTTCATATTTAATTGCCTATACTTTAATAAAAGCGAGGAAAAATGCGATATACTTTTCTCTTTTTTCTCTCCTGCTCTTTGCTATTGTCAATCAACTTATTTTTATTGGATTGAAAAAATGAGTACCAAATTGGTACCCATTTTACTTTCTAACCACTTTTTCTTGTTGCAGTGATTTTAATAATAAGAAAACCATTAGGATCATAATCACGGCAAAAGGAAGTGCTGCAATAATCGCTGAAGTTTGTAATGTGCCTAATCCACCTGACCATAAGAGGATAGCAGCTGAGGCAGATTGTATAACGCCCCAAATGAATTTTATTTTATTTGGCGGATTCAATAAACCGTTTGTGGTTTGCATACCAAGCACAAACGTAGCAGAATCAGCTGATGTAATGAAGAATGTACTAATTAAAAAAATCGCAATAAATGACATGAACGTTCCAAGAGGAAAGTGATCTAATACTGCAAAAAGAGCAACCTCTTTTCCTTGTTCATTTACGATGTCAACGATTGACACATTCTGTAGATAGTCTAGATAAATGGCTGATCCACCAAAAACAGAGAACCAGAGTGCCCCGAAAATGGTTGGGACTGCAAGGACACCGGTGACGAATTCACGGATCGTTCGCCCTCTTGAAATAAAGGTAAATCTATACGACAAATCACGATGTATAAAGGAAATTTCAGAGAATCTAAAAATAGTTGTTTGTTTGAGAAGGTCTAGTAAGCCTTGAACATCTCTTCATTTACTTTGTGAAAAATATAGACTATTTCATAGTTTTTCTATATTTCTGACACTTGTTTCTGTTTTAAATCATAGATTATCACTGTATTTTCTAGAATACGAATGTTGATTGGAGGTTTGATATGTTCCATGAATTCTCATGAAAATTTAGAGGAATATTGGGAGGAACAGTTTGATAAAGGTGTAGAGTCGTATTACAAGGCAATAAAGGGTGATAAAAATGCAGGTATTGAGGCACATCGTCTTTTTGAGGAGCTTACAAAAGAAGAACCCAATAATACAGAATTAATGGCTTATTTTGGATCGGCAAAGGCTTTGCTAGCAAGAGATACATTTGACCTGAGAGAGAAAGGGAAATATGCAAATGAAGGGCTAAAGTTGCTTGATGTGGCGGTTTTAAAAGATCCCTCTAATGTATTAATTCGAACATTACGAGGTAATGTTGCCACTAATTTGCCTGAAGGTCGCTTTCATCGAACGGAAACAGCAATTGAGGATTTTGAACGTATTATAAACATGTATGAACGTAATTCTTATGGCATTCCACAAACACTATATATTGAAACAATGGAGAGTTTAATTACTGCATATGAACGTTTAGGTAAGATAGAAGAAGCAACGGAGGTAGTAAATAAATTATTAGATATAGATTCTTCATATAAAATCCCTAAGTTTAATAGCAAAATTAAATCTATACCAGTAGCTAATATAAATGATCCAATTAATGATGAAATTCATTCTTTATATACTATGGCAATTTGTAGTGATGAGGTCTCTTTACTTAAGGTTATGAAAAAAGTCTCACAATTAATGGATAAAGATTCTTCAAATCCAATTTTACAAGCTTATAATGTTCATTTGAACTCAATTAAAGATAGTCATAGTTTTGCCGGTATGGTTGAACTCTTCACTAATGCGTATAAGACTTTAAATCTTTTAGATAAGCTTGTAAGTGAATATCCTACACTTTATAAAATAAGATATGTAAGGGCGATGCAAAGTTATCGATTGCCAGAGTTTTTCTTTTTTCGATCTTCAACTGCAGCACGTGATTTTCAATATTTATCAGCTCAGTATGAAAAAAATCCTACTATTTTTTCTTTGGCTATCTATGAAGATATCCTACTTAGGTTTGGAGAATGCTTTGTTCGATTAGATATGGTAGAGGAAGCAGTCAAACAATGGCATAAACTTGTTGAATTTTCATCAAATAAAGAGATTGTTACCAAAGCAAACGAATTAATTAACGTATTTTCATTTGAAGAGCTATTACTTGATGAAATAATTGAAAAACCAAAGGAACAATTATATGAAACTGCATTACAACTTCATGATATTGGTGTAAACGGTAATGAAAAGGCAGCAAAACAATCACTAGCTTTATGGGAATTTATTCAAAAAGAATATAGCAGCTGCCCGGTAGCAAAGTTTTATTATTCTGCATCGTTAACCTTACTAGGTCGATTCTTTTCGGATCCTTATGAGGTCTTTAGTCAATCTATTAAAGGGCTAAAGAAACTAAATACATCTATTCCGATTAATGATCCAAGGTATATTCAACTTCTTTTACATCGAGCCTATATACAATTTAGCCTTCCAGATACGTTCTTTCGTTGTAGTGATCAGATAATTAAGGATTTCGAAGCGGTTATTAAAATGTATCAAAGTAGCTCAGATATTGATATAACCCATAGTCAATATTTAAAGGTATTAGCTGATCTTGGAACTGTTTATGAGAAAAAATATTTTGTTCATAAAGCCAAAGAAATTTGGTCTGAACTTGCTAAGGAAGATGAAGATTTATTTTATTCGGAGTTTTTGAGTGAAAAAGGGATACGAATTGAGGATTGATTCTTTGTTTGTTTAACTTGAAAATTAGGAGGCTATGTATGGCTAACAATACAGAATGGAATCTTCGTTTTGATGAGGCTGTTGACCTTTATCATAAAGGTGTAAGGGGAAATAAAAAAGCTGCTCAGCAGGCATATCATTTATTTGCAACGTTAGCAACTGAAAAACCAAA includes:
- a CDS encoding tetratricopeptide repeat protein, coding for MNSHENLEEYWEEQFDKGVESYYKAIKGDKNAGIEAHRLFEELTKEEPNNTELMAYFGSAKALLARDTFDLREKGKYANEGLKLLDVAVLKDPSNVLIRTLRGNVATNLPEGRFHRTETAIEDFERIINMYERNSYGIPQTLYIETMESLITAYERLGKIEEATEVVNKLLDIDSSYKIPKFNSKIKSIPVANINDPINDEIHSLYTMAICSDEVSLLKVMKKVSQLMDKDSSNPILQAYNVHLNSIKDSHSFAGMVELFTNAYKTLNLLDKLVSEYPTLYKIRYVRAMQSYRLPEFFFFRSSTAARDFQYLSAQYEKNPTIFSLAIYEDILLRFGECFVRLDMVEEAVKQWHKLVEFSSNKEIVTKANELINVFSFEELLLDEIIEKPKEQLYETALQLHDIGVNGNEKAAKQSLALWEFIQKEYSSCPVAKFYYSASLTLLGRFFSDPYEVFSQSIKGLKKLNTSIPINDPRYIQLLLHRAYIQFSLPDTFFRCSDQIIKDFEAVIKMYQSSSDIDITHSQYLKVLADLGTVYEKKYFVHKAKEIWSELAKEDEDLFYSEFLSEKGIRIED